Within the Catalinimonas niigatensis genome, the region AGGCAATAAGTTTACCGGTGGTGAATTCTACGGAATCAGGGGTAATGGGTTTGTGATCACTGATAATTTTTAAGTTTTGCTGCAATTCTTTCAGATTAAACAGAACCGATTTCGGAAATTTTTTATTTAAAATTAAAAATTCAATCCCTCTTTCTCTGTTGGGTGATTCATGGTAATAATTTCTACTCATGTCAAATCCACCGGCACTGCGTAACAGAGAAGCCCAATGATAACCGGTAATCGCCGGGCTAAGTTTATCAGTGCTCATTTTATCAATATCTTCCAGTTTAGTAATCAGGATTTTACAGATTTGCAAAGCACGTTCAAGATTGATGCCTGTTCTGATCATGGACCATGACTGATTTCTGAGTATTGTATTATCAGCTACACCTTTGATAATATTCACATAGTTAAGTACATGTTTACAGAAATCATAAGGTCCTTTTTTGATGATAATTTCTTCATTAAATTCACTGGTAGAGTGATAAAAACGATTGACAGTTTCCCAAACCTCAGTAGAAAGGTTATCACGAATGCCCCGGGCATTTTCCCTGGCCAGGGATAGATAATTCTTGATAGAAAAAAGATATTGTTCATCTACTGTAAGAAACAGGATCACTTTTTCATCATCAATCTGTTCATGCGTTTTGAAATAAGCTTCCGTAGCACCCGCCATAGAAAGCATAGACTCTAAGGCAAGTTGTTTATTGAGGGCACGGGGGGCATCCGCAGAAGATAAAAATTGTGCATTGAGGTATCTGGCAAGGTGTTCAAGTCTTTCTATGTATCTTCCTGTCCAGAAAAGGCTATTGGCGGTTCTTGATAACATCATAATATTAATCCTGAAAAACCCAGGTGTCTTTTGAGCCACCGCCCTGGGATGAGTTGACAATCAAATTACCTTTACGTAGGGCCACCCGTGTCAGCCCTCCTTTGCATACGTGCTCTATATTATTTCCGGTCAATGAAAAAGTCCTGAGATCTATATGACGGGGTTCAAATAAATTGTTCTCTTCTATATAGGTGGAGTGTACCGACAGAGACATGGTAGGTTGGGCAATGTATTTCCTGCGATTGCTCTTGATTACTTCTTTAAAATTGGCAATTTCTTCTTTGGTGGCGCGATTGCCGATAAAGATACCATATCCACCCGATTCATCTACCGGTTTTACCACCAGCTTATGGATATTTTCCAGTACATACTGTAAGTCTTCATCCTTTTCACAGCGGTAGGTATGTACATTGCTCAGGATAGGAGACTCATCCAGATAATATTTGATGATGTCAGGCACATAGGTATATACTGCTTTGTCATCAGCTACTCCGGTGCCAATCGCATTGGCCAGACTTACATTTCCTTCTCTATAGGCTGAGATCAGGCCAGGTACACCCAGCATAGAATCTTTTCGGAAGACTAAAGGGTCCATAAACTCATCGTCCACTCTACGGTAGATTACATCTACTTTCTTAGGACCATAAATGGTCTTCATATAAACAAAGTTATTATCTACGAAAAGGTCGCGGCCTTCTACCAGTTGAATACCCATTTGCAAAGCAAGAAATGAGTGTTCATAATAAGCTGAATTGTACATACCCGGGGTAAGTAACACACATTCAGGGTCGTCTACACCTTGAGGAGCGATACTGCGCATGACTTCCGATAAGATTTCCGGATAATCTACTACCGGATGTACATTACTTTTGAAAAATAAAGTAGGCACAGTTTTTTTGGTCGCAATGCGGTTAGAGAGCACATAACTCACTCCTGAGGGGCATCTCAGATTATCCTCCAATACATAGTATTTTCCGTCGGAATGCTTGATGAGGTCAGTACCGGATACATGTACATAAACCTCTTTGTTGGGGTTAAAATCGTGAACATGTTTGCAGTAATGATTGGATGAAAAGATCAGCTCTTTGGGTACTACCTTATCTTTCAGGATTTTCTTGTCATTATAAATATCCTGTAAGAACAGGTTTAAAGCACGATTACGTTGTATAATCCCTTTTTCAATCAGTTCCCACTCACGATTAGGAATTACCCTGGGAAACAGGTCAAACGGGAAAATTCGTTCTACGCCCTGATCTTTATCAGAATAAACATTAAAGGTAATCCCCTGATC harbors:
- a CDS encoding alpha-E domain-containing protein, which translates into the protein MMLSRTANSLFWTGRYIERLEHLARYLNAQFLSSADAPRALNKQLALESMLSMAGATEAYFKTHEQIDDEKVILFLTVDEQYLFSIKNYLSLARENARGIRDNLSTEVWETVNRFYHSTSEFNEEIIIKKGPYDFCKHVLNYVNIIKGVADNTILRNQSWSMIRTGINLERALQICKILITKLEDIDKMSTDKLSPAITGYHWASLLRSAGGFDMSRNYYHESPNRERGIEFLILNKKFPKSVLFNLKELQQNLKIISDHKPITPDSVEFTTGKLIAYMNYLTVEDILEKEEFLYQLEEQLLDIGRALERQYLQY
- a CDS encoding circularly permuted type 2 ATP-grasp protein is translated as MEQENCLEDLFDAYPFEPHLLDEVYNEDEKIRKHYQRVHNYFSQISIKDFKDLNEYAKRSSFDQGITFNVYSDKDQGVERIFPFDLFPRVIPNREWELIEKGIIQRNRALNLFLQDIYNDKKILKDKVVPKELIFSSNHYCKHVHDFNPNKEVYVHVSGTDLIKHSDGKYYVLEDNLRCPSGVSYVLSNRIATKKTVPTLFFKSNVHPVVDYPEILSEVMRSIAPQGVDDPECVLLTPGMYNSAYYEHSFLALQMGIQLVEGRDLFVDNNFVYMKTIYGPKKVDVIYRRVDDEFMDPLVFRKDSMLGVPGLISAYREGNVSLANAIGTGVADDKAVYTYVPDIIKYYLDESPILSNVHTYRCEKDEDLQYVLENIHKLVVKPVDESGGYGIFIGNRATKEEIANFKEVIKSNRRKYIAQPTMSLSVHSTYIEENNLFEPRHIDLRTFSLTGNNIEHVCKGGLTRVALRKGNLIVNSSQGGGSKDTWVFQD